In one window of Anabaena cylindrica PCC 7122 DNA:
- a CDS encoding ParA family protein translates to MSNSQDQCRIIAIFNQAGGVAKSTLTQNLGYHLAQQKHRVLLIDIDPQASLTKFMGLIPSQLQKTVADAIIDEQPLPIHSGIHGMDIAPANRLLSGAEMQLVSAAMRDLRLKEALEPVQDSYDFILIDCPPSLGLLSYISLVAATHVLVPIETHLKAFEGTDELLQTITQVKNKPNRKLQIAGFVPTRYAHQNSADKRALAAIQAQLSAWGRIFPPIPRATAFVDATEERAPLAVFDPKHSAVSILKEIASALESLA, encoded by the coding sequence GTGTCAAATTCTCAAGATCAGTGTCGCATCATAGCCATCTTTAACCAAGCAGGTGGTGTGGCCAAATCAACACTCACCCAAAACCTGGGCTACCACCTCGCCCAACAAAAACATCGTGTCCTTCTCATCGACATTGACCCCCAAGCCTCCTTAACCAAATTCATGGGCTTAATCCCATCTCAGCTACAAAAAACTGTAGCCGATGCCATTATTGATGAACAGCCTTTACCCATTCATAGTGGCATTCACGGCATGGACATAGCACCAGCTAACCGACTCCTGAGTGGAGCCGAAATGCAGCTAGTCAGTGCCGCCATGCGCGACTTACGTCTCAAAGAAGCCCTAGAACCAGTCCAAGACTCCTACGACTTTATCCTTATTGACTGTCCCCCCAGCTTAGGATTACTTTCTTATATTTCCCTAGTCGCCGCCACCCACGTCCTCGTCCCCATCGAAACCCATCTCAAAGCCTTCGAGGGGACAGACGAACTCTTGCAAACCATCACCCAAGTTAAAAATAAACCCAACCGCAAATTACAAATCGCAGGCTTTGTTCCCACCCGCTACGCTCACCAAAACTCAGCCGATAAAAGAGCCTTAGCAGCCATCCAAGCACAACTTTCAGCATGGGGTCGGATTTTTCCACCTATCCCCAGAGCTACCGCTTTTGTCGATGCCACAGAAGAACGTGCGCCCCTAGCAGTATTTGACCCCAAACACTCTGCCGTTAGTATTCTTAAAGAAATCGCTTCTGCTCTGGAGTCCCTCGCATGA
- a CDS encoding ParB/RepB/Spo0J family partition protein, producing MIRKRTEKPFAGQITTPPPAPWLSSPMEADTPPAAESQVKLQDIHLPPQQPRRYFDPQALTELVASVKQHGILQPLLVRPLAGGKYELVAGERRYRAATEVGLEEVPVVVRELSDDQAFQLALIENLQRQDLNPVEETEGILHLLAIRLSCDVEAVKSLLYRMKNASSKGEKQLKNSEEQSRRNVSPNVDDEKAKKVQEVFESLGLMNWLSFTTKRVPLLNMPLEILTALREGKLEYTKAQALARVKDDALCTQLLDQAIAHNWSLSEIKAQIAANTQPAQPPFSKSPNQIPERLKNVTQSISKRKLWEQPAKQKKLETLLSKLEALLGDE from the coding sequence ATGATACGCAAACGCACCGAAAAACCCTTTGCTGGTCAAATTACCACTCCACCCCCAGCCCCTTGGTTATCATCCCCAATGGAAGCTGACACCCCACCTGCTGCTGAAAGTCAAGTCAAACTCCAAGACATTCACTTGCCTCCACAGCAACCCAGACGCTACTTTGACCCCCAAGCATTAACAGAATTAGTCGCATCAGTTAAACAGCATGGTATCCTCCAACCCCTCTTGGTGCGTCCACTGGCAGGAGGGAAATACGAATTAGTAGCAGGAGAACGCCGTTACCGTGCAGCCACAGAAGTAGGACTGGAAGAAGTGCCAGTGGTTGTACGTGAGTTATCCGATGACCAGGCGTTTCAGTTAGCCTTGATTGAAAACCTGCAACGACAAGACCTCAACCCAGTTGAAGAAACAGAAGGTATCTTGCACCTGTTGGCTATTCGGCTCTCGTGTGATGTGGAAGCAGTCAAATCCTTGCTGTACCGGATGAAAAATGCCAGTAGCAAAGGTGAAAAGCAATTAAAAAACTCTGAGGAGCAATCTAGGAGAAACGTTTCTCCTAACGTAGATGATGAGAAAGCAAAAAAAGTACAAGAGGTGTTTGAAAGCCTGGGACTGATGAATTGGCTGTCCTTCACCACCAAGCGCGTACCCTTACTCAATATGCCTCTGGAGATTTTAACAGCACTGCGAGAGGGCAAACTGGAGTACACTAAAGCACAAGCCTTGGCACGAGTAAAAGATGATGCTCTCTGTACACAACTCTTAGACCAAGCGATCGCACATAACTGGTCTTTAAGTGAAATCAAAGCACAAATCGCTGCTAACACCCAACCGGCTCAACCCCCATTCTCAAAATCACCCAACCAAATACCAGAACGTCTCAAAAACGTCACCCAGAGCATTAGCAAGCGTAAACTCTGGGAACAACCAGCCAAGCAAAAGAAACTAGAAACCCTCCTAAGTAAACTCGAAGCCTTATTAGGTGATGAATAA
- a CDS encoding DEAD/DEAH box helicase has protein sequence MAQESQIRDLLQTWLHYIHIENLTNAKVEAGDEDQPHIWDSGVNLVGDKLLLDESLFKQLKQPFKTSKTKPQAKPQANPPSIAVAFPQLYLIEGNRRQFRPLFTIDISPIFDGNYRQSGWDLTTLEFQPIIPNLMQWYGLEEETAESLVTKEGLKVFLETTFNRPFKTLQDWIGLISLPPFPVRSKLLPYLLNFGYVAFNHNLNKDFQKISEQRKWNWAVPGHPAYEYLFGQPIAPQHNLLFLGAFPTLPPDDYQAQALKHCQSQPLTAVIGPPGNGKTTLLLHKIAQQVVHRAVQLATDGEDESNLTLVTSTNNHAVNNVEELLESHFPQNGFYLSGGSKELVDIQVLPKLQAALDSLARETFNPTAWESAKQQLLALVQQLQFHIKQDEYYQQQKIADEQLLEQLDRDVQRLQEAINSFLQVNPQFRRNVSPNSDFELQPPLSANSSLEPYSPLSANSSQNDPEPQSPLPFNQSPNYYWDFQPTSPIEPVDVTSESRRNVSPNLDIGFPPSSSRTPLRHYSDSQPPSPLNSSRDYSKFPLEAYQQIEQHLNTASHSLPHESTRQFLGQNHNWLIRLLQTIKLLQTIKLLQRIKLWQKIKRFWQKITRNSPRHILKRLHKQIEMPVLATLATPFPFQIPLTIESLVAAHQSVFLLLKEVSDWQQQQNQLNHRQQHLELLQRQLTDRQHQQQQIQNRLATYPNQDFYSRFYSELHTLQVQLFESAWQFQQQEAQRRKDEVMAAIKTYIGVLNNEWDAFRQMSLHWRNIYRDISLLFPVFLSTLHSIRRLFPYPDSGCINQVIVDEAGQIPPHQVFPVLVRCRHALIVGDPLQLEPVINLSDQKKEEYRGKSFLERGLTDADYDCYSPTATTAYHRAAGASAQPEDIGNGIILKYHYRCVPVIADISDRLCNYGMIIKTESKPSLLGANLIAYHVEGKPENHINWAEVDVVETLIAQLLEAGYSFNAPSNQNTSNQNTIGIISPYRRQANALQERLQSRSSDFSANSIGTVHTFQGGQKSAIIFSTRQSEPTDSLWFINRKPNLLNVAVSRARELFILVGNLDRLSEGGYTKQLVEYIQQFGEIR, from the coding sequence ATGGCACAAGAGTCACAGATTCGCGACTTGCTCCAAACCTGGCTGCATTACATCCACATTGAGAACTTGACTAATGCCAAAGTCGAAGCTGGTGACGAAGATCAACCCCATATCTGGGACTCTGGTGTAAATTTAGTAGGCGATAAATTACTCCTAGACGAATCCTTATTCAAACAACTCAAACAACCCTTCAAAACCTCAAAAACCAAACCTCAAGCCAAACCTCAAGCCAACCCACCATCAATCGCCGTAGCCTTCCCCCAGCTTTATCTAATCGAAGGAAATCGCCGGCAATTTCGCCCCCTCTTTACCATTGACATTTCTCCTATCTTTGATGGCAATTATCGCCAAAGCGGCTGGGACTTAACCACCCTCGAGTTTCAACCCATCATCCCCAACTTGATGCAGTGGTATGGACTAGAAGAAGAAACTGCTGAATCCCTAGTCACTAAAGAAGGACTCAAAGTTTTTCTGGAAACCACCTTCAATCGTCCCTTTAAAACCCTACAAGACTGGATTGGACTGATTTCTTTACCACCCTTTCCCGTGCGCTCAAAACTGCTTCCCTACCTGCTGAACTTTGGCTACGTAGCCTTCAACCATAACCTCAACAAAGACTTCCAGAAAATCAGCGAACAGCGAAAATGGAATTGGGCAGTCCCTGGACATCCCGCATACGAATATCTGTTTGGACAACCAATAGCACCCCAACACAACCTACTATTTCTCGGTGCTTTCCCAACCTTACCCCCCGACGACTATCAAGCCCAGGCTCTCAAACATTGCCAATCTCAACCCCTCACCGCTGTAATTGGACCACCGGGGAATGGTAAAACCACATTGCTGTTACACAAAATAGCCCAACAAGTAGTCCACCGCGCCGTGCAATTAGCCACAGACGGTGAAGACGAAAGTAACCTAACTTTAGTCACCAGTACCAACAACCATGCAGTCAACAACGTTGAAGAACTCCTAGAGAGCCACTTTCCCCAAAACGGCTTCTACTTATCAGGCGGCTCCAAAGAATTAGTTGATATCCAAGTTTTACCTAAATTACAAGCTGCACTCGACTCACTAGCTAGAGAAACCTTTAACCCAACTGCATGGGAGTCAGCCAAGCAACAATTGTTAGCTCTTGTGCAGCAACTACAATTTCACATCAAGCAAGATGAATATTACCAACAACAGAAGATTGCTGATGAGCAGTTATTAGAGCAGCTAGATAGAGATGTACAACGGCTGCAAGAGGCGATAAATAGCTTTTTACAAGTGAATCCACAATTTAGGAGAAACGTTTCTCCTAACTCGGATTTTGAGTTACAACCCCCATTATCAGCCAACTCTTCACTAGAGCCTTACTCGCCATTATCAGCCAACTCCTCACAGAACGACCCAGAGCCTCAATCTCCACTACCATTCAACCAATCACCAAACTACTATTGGGACTTTCAACCTACCTCACCAATAGAGCCTGTAGATGTTACCTCTGAATCTAGGAGAAACGTTTCTCCTAACTTAGATATTGGATTCCCACCATCGTCATCACGAACTCCATTACGGCATTACTCAGACTCCCAGCCCCCCTCACCGTTAAACTCATCACGCGACTACTCCAAATTTCCCCTTGAAGCGTACCAGCAGATAGAGCAACACCTGAATACAGCAAGTCATTCCTTACCTCATGAAAGTACCAGGCAATTTTTAGGTCAAAACCACAACTGGTTGATTCGACTATTGCAAACAATTAAACTATTACAAACAATCAAACTATTGCAGAGAATTAAACTATGGCAAAAAATCAAACGATTCTGGCAAAAGATAACTAGAAACAGCCCACGCCATATTCTCAAACGCTTGCACAAACAAATAGAAATGCCCGTATTGGCAACCTTGGCTACACCCTTTCCCTTTCAAATTCCCCTGACAATTGAATCTTTAGTAGCAGCCCACCAAAGTGTTTTCCTGCTACTGAAAGAAGTATCTGATTGGCAACAGCAACAAAATCAACTTAACCACAGACAACAACACCTCGAATTATTACAACGCCAATTAACCGACCGACAACACCAGCAACAACAAATCCAAAATCGACTTGCCACTTATCCTAACCAAGATTTCTACAGTCGTTTCTACAGCGAATTGCACACACTGCAAGTACAGTTATTTGAGAGTGCTTGGCAATTTCAACAACAGGAAGCACAACGCAGAAAAGATGAAGTCATGGCTGCTATTAAAACTTACATTGGGGTGTTAAATAACGAATGGGACGCTTTTCGTCAAATGTCCTTGCATTGGCGAAACATTTATCGAGATATCAGCCTGTTGTTTCCCGTTTTCCTGAGTACCCTGCATTCTATTCGCCGTCTGTTCCCCTATCCTGATAGCGGTTGTATCAACCAAGTCATTGTAGACGAAGCTGGTCAGATTCCCCCACATCAGGTATTTCCAGTGTTAGTGCGGTGTCGTCATGCTTTGATTGTCGGCGACCCCTTGCAACTAGAACCAGTCATTAATTTAAGCGACCAAAAGAAAGAAGAATATCGCGGTAAATCCTTCCTGGAAAGGGGACTTACAGATGCAGATTATGACTGCTACAGTCCCACCGCTACCACAGCTTATCACCGAGCCGCAGGAGCATCAGCACAACCAGAAGACATTGGTAACGGCATTATCCTTAAATATCATTACCGGTGTGTGCCAGTGATTGCCGATATTAGCGATCGCTTGTGCAATTATGGCATGATCATCAAAACAGAATCTAAACCATCTCTGTTAGGTGCTAACCTGATTGCTTACCACGTAGAAGGAAAGCCAGAAAACCACATAAATTGGGCAGAAGTTGATGTGGTAGAAACGTTAATTGCCCAATTGCTAGAGGCAGGTTACAGCTTCAATGCTCCTAGCAATCAAAATACTAGCAATCAAAATACAATAGGCATAATTTCACCTTATCGTCGCCAAGCAAATGCCTTGCAAGAACGCTTACAATCACGCTCTTCCGACTTTTCAGCCAATAGTATTGGCACAGTCCACACCTTCCAAGGTGGTCAGAAATCTGCGATAATCTTCTCAACTCGCCAATCAGAACCTACTGATAGCCTCTGGTTTATTAATCGCAAACCGAATTTACTCAATGTTGCTGTCAGCCGAGCCAGAGAACTGTTTATCCTTGTGGGGAATTTAGACAGACTTTCTGAAGGTGGTTATACCAAGCAATTAGTAGAATATATCCAGCAATTCGGTGAGATACGATAA
- a CDS encoding relaxase/mobilization nuclease domain-containing protein, with product MLTKVVPTGNNPGGLLRYLMDKHKEFELYGGNIAGQTYTQIIQEWRAISQQNPRTDKDTKHITMSPHHTDRLTPDDWLEIGNFMINGLGYTNNLWLMIKHKPTESQLQHNPYAPPHVHIMIHTFECENFTRINDWQDKNRAEELTREIEQRWHLYQLTKSAEIDYSAPTTGQKRRMLREQEEYDTGLRNTPPAEPTKQRLERMVIAAAENQPHIQIFIGRLQHQGVDVYPTIIGDEMKGLTFEYEGFRCRGSQLKNCSWKKLQTIRGVDYNPTRDLPFLRAMAKRPLYVLRTGSALAEPTHQKAMATPASGIAIDSAVPAAIAAGEQMQLLPEDLENHTQSVSASTQQLSDSNKSASVPNSSVSASNQNLSNHNTSASVSKQSVSSNAQSLSISPKQIKCTAMFAADIDELLLANTNCCLDKDFIAERISATEISLRRTQDQSEILRARRNSDNWEALPTESEMTPSEVHAMLALKEDLIKQSENRQQQQQAETVAPIVAALLNLKKTTRFTWEHYIAEWDGECLTLGRTGDDFPIMEAAWNREIQYWDVRSSCLSQGTTNYFVKQILPYVKSALQQQHEASIKKQRSEQKQLEL from the coding sequence ATGCTGACCAAAGTTGTTCCCACTGGCAATAACCCCGGTGGTCTGCTGCGTTATCTCATGGATAAACACAAAGAATTCGAGTTGTATGGTGGCAACATAGCAGGGCAGACTTACACCCAAATCATTCAAGAATGGCGTGCCATATCCCAGCAAAATCCTCGCACTGACAAAGATACCAAGCACATCACCATGAGTCCCCACCACACAGACCGCCTCACTCCTGACGACTGGCTAGAAATTGGCAACTTCATGATCAACGGACTAGGCTACACCAACAACCTGTGGCTGATGATTAAGCATAAACCCACAGAAAGTCAACTACAGCATAACCCATATGCACCGCCTCACGTTCATATCATGATTCACACCTTTGAATGTGAAAACTTTACCCGCATCAACGACTGGCAAGACAAAAACCGTGCCGAAGAACTGACACGAGAAATCGAGCAACGGTGGCATCTATATCAACTGACTAAGAGTGCAGAGATTGATTATTCTGCCCCCACCACCGGACAAAAGCGTCGGATGTTGCGAGAACAAGAAGAATATGACACCGGATTGCGGAATACACCACCAGCAGAACCAACTAAGCAACGATTGGAACGTATGGTCATTGCCGCCGCTGAAAATCAACCTCACATCCAAATCTTCATCGGTAGACTTCAGCACCAGGGGGTTGATGTTTACCCTACCATCATTGGTGATGAAATGAAAGGCTTAACCTTTGAGTATGAAGGATTTCGGTGTCGAGGCTCACAGCTAAAAAACTGTAGCTGGAAAAAACTGCAAACAATCCGGGGAGTTGATTATAACCCCACCCGTGATTTACCTTTTTTAAGAGCGATGGCGAAACGCCCACTGTATGTCCTGCGGACAGGCTCCGCATTGGCGGAGCCGACCCACCAGAAGGCGATGGCTACGCCCGCCTCCGGCATCGCTATCGACTCCGCTGTGCCAGCAGCAATTGCTGCTGGGGAACAAATGCAACTATTACCAGAAGACTTGGAGAATCATACCCAGTCTGTATCTGCTAGTACCCAACAGCTATCTGATAGTAATAAATCTGCATCTGTTCCTAATTCATCTGTATCTGCCAGTAACCAAAATCTTTCTAATCATAATACATCTGCATCTGTTTCTAAACAATCTGTATCGAGCAATGCTCAATCTTTGTCCATCAGTCCCAAGCAAATTAAATGCACAGCAATGTTTGCAGCAGATATTGACGAGTTACTTTTAGCAAATACAAATTGCTGCCTTGACAAAGACTTTATCGCCGAGCGAATATCTGCCACTGAAATTTCCTTGCGTCGCACACAAGACCAAAGCGAAATTCTGCGGGCTAGACGTAATAGTGATAACTGGGAAGCATTACCCACCGAAAGCGAAATGACCCCCTCGGAAGTTCATGCTATGCTTGCCCTCAAAGAAGATTTAATCAAACAATCAGAAAATCGCCAACAACAACAACAAGCAGAAACTGTTGCACCCATAGTGGCTGCTCTTTTAAATCTTAAGAAAACAACTCGCTTTACCTGGGAACACTACATTGCGGAGTGGGATGGAGAGTGTTTAACTTTGGGCAGAACTGGAGATGATTTTCCCATCATGGAAGCAGCTTGGAATAGAGAAATTCAATACTGGGATGTGAGAAGTTCCTGCCTCTCCCAAGGAACAACTAATTATTTTGTCAAACAAATTTTACCCTATGTAAAGTCAGCACTGCAACAACAACACGAAGCCAGTATCAAGAAACAAAGAAGCGAACAAAAACAACTGGAATTGTAG
- a CDS encoding Spx/MgsR family RNA polymerase-binding regulatory protein, whose translation MSIQVYGIPNCGTCKKAFKWLQDNGIDYEFINTKETPPTREMIQNWVKSLGSAAMRNTSGQSYRALGDDKKTWTDEQWIEAFANDAMLLKRPLFLLDGTAVLIGFKDKAEVVRQKLGL comes from the coding sequence ATGTCCATTCAAGTCTACGGAATACCAAACTGCGGAACCTGCAAAAAGGCGTTCAAGTGGCTTCAAGACAACGGTATTGACTATGAGTTTATTAACACCAAAGAAACTCCCCCAACTCGTGAGATGATCCAAAACTGGGTAAAGTCTTTGGGTTCTGCTGCTATGCGAAATACCTCCGGTCAATCCTACCGGGCTTTAGGTGATGACAAGAAGACTTGGACAGATGAGCAGTGGATTGAGGCATTTGCTAACGATGCAATGCTGCTCAAGCGCCCCCTTTTCCTACTGGATGGAACGGCTGTGCTGATAGGCTTCAAGGACAAAGCTGAAGTAGTCCGGCAAAAGTTGGGACTTTAA
- a CDS encoding type II toxin-antitoxin system VapC family toxin — translation MYLLDTNICIALLNENPQAVTKFNRYFSQCYLSIIVISELYKGVYCSQQVAKNLETLAQFTELLPVEPFEIEAAIEFGLLQSELRKIGKPTGEFDALIAAVARSRDDILVTNNIKDFINIPNLKLDNWLEN, via the coding sequence ATGTATCTACTAGATACCAACATTTGCATTGCACTACTCAACGAAAATCCCCAAGCTGTTACTAAATTCAATCGCTATTTTAGCCAATGTTATCTATCCATCATTGTAATTTCAGAACTCTATAAAGGAGTTTATTGTTCTCAACAGGTAGCCAAAAATCTAGAGACATTAGCCCAGTTCACAGAACTTTTACCAGTAGAACCATTTGAAATAGAAGCAGCTATCGAATTTGGCCTCCTTCAAAGCGAACTCAGAAAAATTGGGAAACCAACAGGAGAATTTGATGCTTTAATTGCTGCTGTGGCTCGTTCTCGTGACGATATTCTCGTTACTAATAATATCAAAGATTTTATTAATATTCCCAACTTAAAATTAGATAACTGGTTAGAAAACTGA
- a CDS encoding helix-turn-helix domain-containing protein, translating to MFVLNSLDRPSPEIRLGERIRLAREMAGFTQSEAAQSLGITAAALSQYESGKRRIEALTVDRLARLYGVPVTYFFVEVSTSDQPPMQPDWETALRTLANHLAIAGKTGIAKLIQQIHNFEELYQLTATPFPGKPHPPFAALGKENFTDYEVAEFAQKARRYYNLGIAPLLNVKGFLDAQGYQVFAIALGLEKTDISGLFFLHPQLGPVVVFNENQAYIRSQITLCHEIAHHLFHWDRPAILCRDSARADLLEDFANRFASYFLIPPEGLQERLEVMGIKTVKHPEQATHIARYFGVSYQATIYRLEADRKLGAPIETFTDNVKPMAIAKSLGYGPSPYQFGVRPLPPEERLPRIFVELSYRALTQEILSLRRVAEILGISDLELEDRLYEEEVADSAEVYV from the coding sequence ATGTTTGTGCTGAATTCCCTTGACCGTCCATCACCAGAAATACGTTTGGGAGAACGAATTCGCCTAGCTCGTGAAATGGCAGGATTTACCCAAAGTGAAGCCGCTCAATCATTGGGTATTACTGCTGCTGCACTCAGTCAGTATGAAAGTGGTAAGCGGAGAATCGAGGCACTCACAGTAGATAGGCTGGCTCGTCTATATGGTGTGCCTGTAACCTACTTTTTTGTAGAAGTTAGCACATCAGACCAGCCCCCCATGCAGCCAGATTGGGAAACGGCATTGCGGACTCTGGCTAATCATCTGGCCATTGCTGGGAAGACTGGCATTGCTAAACTCATCCAACAAATTCACAATTTTGAGGAACTTTACCAACTTACCGCCACCCCCTTTCCTGGTAAGCCCCATCCCCCGTTTGCAGCTCTGGGCAAGGAAAATTTCACTGACTATGAGGTAGCAGAATTTGCTCAAAAAGCACGTCGCTACTATAATTTGGGCATTGCTCCTTTACTTAACGTCAAGGGGTTTCTTGACGCGCAAGGCTATCAAGTTTTCGCTATTGCTCTGGGGCTAGAGAAAACGGATATCTCAGGTCTGTTCTTTTTGCATCCACAGCTAGGTCCAGTTGTAGTATTTAACGAAAATCAGGCTTATATTCGCTCTCAAATTACTCTGTGCCACGAAATTGCCCACCACCTTTTTCATTGGGATAGGCCAGCAATTTTGTGTCGTGATTCAGCGCGGGCTGATTTGTTAGAAGACTTTGCCAATCGGTTTGCGTCTTACTTCCTGATTCCCCCGGAGGGATTGCAGGAACGACTGGAAGTGATGGGAATTAAGACAGTCAAGCATCCAGAACAAGCAACTCACATTGCTCGTTACTTTGGCGTTAGCTATCAAGCTACAATTTACCGACTAGAAGCTGACCGCAAGTTAGGCGCTCCCATAGAAACATTTACTGATAACGTCAAACCAATGGCTATAGCTAAATCTTTGGGATATGGACCATCTCCCTATCAGTTTGGAGTGCGTCCTTTACCACCCGAAGAACGCTTACCGAGAATTTTTGTGGAACTAAGCTATCGTGCGCTGACTCAGGAAATTCTATCTTTGCGGCGAGTGGCTGAAATTCTAGGTATCAGTGATCTTGAATTAGAAGATAGGCTCTACGAAGAAGAAGTGGCAGATTCCGCAGAGGTCTATGTCTAA
- a CDS encoding tyrosine-type recombinase/integrase produces the protein MAEQLIQYTDLILATPTPLTLHPAAVYLSGLTAGSRRTMQKALNAIARLLTTDEYDALSLDWSKLRYQHTAAIRAVLMEQYAPATVNRMLCALRRVLKEAFRLGLMSADDYAHAVDINCVRGDSALRGRLLKTSEIAALLSDCKQNQDWIGVRDAALIAILSGSGLRRAEVVALDLGDYQPEDGSLQVHKGKGGKFRIVYLPAGAVAALDAWLNIRGNAAGALICPVRRGGHVHILRMTDQAVMVILQKRAKSSGVAPFSPHDFRRSFISNLLEAGVDVLTVSRLAGHSDPATTQKYDLRPEVAKRQAVQLLNVPYDE, from the coding sequence ATGGCAGAGCAATTAATACAGTACACAGACTTAATATTGGCAACACCAACGCCGTTGACGCTTCACCCGGCGGCGGTCTATTTGTCTGGTTTAACTGCTGGCAGCAGGCGGACAATGCAAAAGGCTCTGAATGCGATCGCTCGCTTGCTAACTACGGATGAGTACGATGCTTTGTCTTTGGATTGGTCAAAATTACGCTACCAGCACACGGCAGCAATTCGCGCTGTGTTGATGGAACAGTACGCCCCAGCAACCGTTAACCGGATGCTTTGTGCTTTGCGTCGGGTGCTGAAGGAAGCTTTTCGCTTGGGGTTGATGAGTGCTGATGATTATGCCCATGCGGTGGATATTAATTGTGTGCGCGGTGATTCGGCTTTGCGGGGACGGCTGCTGAAAACCAGTGAAATCGCCGCACTTTTGAGCGATTGCAAGCAGAATCAAGATTGGATTGGTGTGCGTGATGCGGCGCTGATCGCTATTCTCAGTGGTTCTGGGTTACGTCGCGCTGAGGTGGTGGCTTTAGATTTGGGGGACTATCAGCCGGAAGATGGTTCTTTGCAAGTCCACAAGGGTAAAGGGGGCAAGTTCAGGATTGTGTATTTGCCAGCAGGGGCGGTGGCGGCTCTAGATGCTTGGTTAAATATTAGAGGTAATGCTGCTGGTGCTTTGATTTGTCCGGTGCGGCGTGGTGGTCACGTCCATATTCTGCGGATGACTGACCAGGCGGTGATGGTGATTCTCCAAAAACGTGCTAAAAGTTCTGGGGTGGCTCCTTTTAGCCCCCATGATTTTCGGCGATCTTTTATTAGTAATTTGTTAGAAGCTGGTGTCGATGTTTTAACTGTGAGTCGGCTGGCTGGTCATTCTGACCCGGCGACTACCCAAAAATACGATCTGCGTCCTGAAGTTGCCAAGCGCCAAGCTGTACAGTTGTTAAATGTCCCTTACGATGAGTGA
- a CDS encoding IS630 family transposase, whose protein sequence is MIFIREINPLSLKLLERIYRQSRHHQVRQRAHCLILANQGVKVEELMKIFLVSYKTIYNWFNKWELNSMIGLYNQPGRGCKSKFNPEQKEKIKEFVKQEPRQLKQAVQKVKEEWGIISSKKTIQRILKTLKMSWHRMRRGIGGEPPAQVYQDKKAELEEFQRLDEKGEIDLYYLDETGFCLIPSVPYAWQDIGEYLSISSRRSQRLNVLGIMNKRNHLETYVSFQSINSDVVIACIDAFFPQVNKPTVIVTDQASIHTSDAIFEKLEEWRERNITIFELPTYSPHLNLIEILWRFIKYQWIPIDAYKDWKTFVASVEKILREFGENYVINVV, encoded by the coding sequence ATGATATTTATTCGAGAAATCAATCCTCTTTCACTCAAATTACTAGAGCGAATTTATCGCCAAAGTCGACATCATCAAGTACGTCAAAGAGCGCATTGCCTAATACTAGCAAATCAAGGAGTAAAAGTTGAAGAACTTATGAAAATTTTTCTAGTAAGTTATAAAACAATTTATAACTGGTTCAATAAATGGGAATTAAATAGTATGATTGGATTGTATAATCAACCAGGTAGAGGATGTAAATCAAAATTTAATCCTGAACAAAAAGAAAAAATTAAAGAATTTGTAAAACAAGAACCAAGGCAATTAAAACAAGCAGTACAAAAAGTGAAAGAAGAATGGGGAATTATATCAAGTAAAAAAACAATTCAAAGAATACTGAAAACACTAAAAATGAGTTGGCATCGAATGCGTCGAGGGATAGGAGGAGAGCCACCAGCCCAGGTATATCAAGATAAAAAGGCAGAGCTAGAAGAATTTCAACGATTGGATGAAAAGGGAGAAATTGATTTATATTATTTAGATGAAACCGGATTCTGTTTGATTCCTTCTGTGCCATATGCGTGGCAAGATATTGGAGAATACTTATCTATTTCTAGTCGGCGCAGTCAGCGGTTAAATGTCTTAGGAATAATGAATAAACGTAATCATCTTGAAACTTATGTTTCCTTTCAGAGTATTAATTCTGATGTAGTGATTGCTTGTATTGATGCTTTTTTCCCCCAAGTAAATAAGCCAACAGTAATTGTCACGGATCAGGCTTCTATTCATACTAGCGATGCCATTTTTGAAAAACTTGAGGAATGGCGAGAGCGCAATATTACCATTTTTGAACTGCCAACTTATTCTCCTCACTTAAACTTAATTGAAATTTTGTGGCGGTTTATTAAATATCAATGGATTCCTATAGATGCCTATAAAGATTGGAAAACTTTCGTTGCATCTGTTGAAAAAATTCTCAGAGAATTTGGAGAAAACTATGTAATTAATGTTGTCTGA